The Cohnella abietis genome has a segment encoding these proteins:
- a CDS encoding DUF5367 family protein, which produces MRQGVILTGLGVAVWAVPTLFFLLFGDWVVLEVGDPYFGSSLFLLEMLSFLLLIGMALIVRLRLLKERGSATRFGFVAAAVGMLLNTFTLWHRESVFPKFNEGQHHAFSVWMTLAYALTLLVPAVVDRLVREPEKVENIVTPEASSLQSDIPIDELEVKPFTSETPTEKV; this is translated from the coding sequence GTGCGTCAAGGCGTTATTTTAACTGGATTAGGAGTTGCAGTATGGGCCGTGCCTACTCTATTCTTCCTACTATTCGGCGATTGGGTCGTGCTTGAGGTCGGAGACCCTTATTTCGGATCTTCCCTGTTTCTGCTTGAAATGCTTAGCTTCCTTCTGTTAATCGGTATGGCATTAATCGTAAGACTCCGACTGTTGAAGGAGCGCGGTTCTGCTACACGCTTCGGTTTCGTAGCTGCTGCTGTGGGTATGCTGCTTAACACATTCACACTGTGGCATCGCGAGTCCGTGTTTCCTAAGTTTAATGAGGGGCAGCATCATGCCTTCTCCGTTTGGATGACACTCGCCTATGCATTAACATTGCTAGTACCTGCAGTCGTCGATCGTCTAGTGAGAGAGCCGGAAAAGGTCGAAAACATCGTGACTCCCGAGGCGTCAAGCCTCCAATCCGATATTCCAATAGACGAGCTAGAGGTTAAACCCTTTACTTCCGAAACACCAACAGAAAAAGTGTAA
- a CDS encoding VOC family protein, protein MAVTKLEHVGIIVNSLEVSISFYENVVGLKHTETITHTNGVVKLAFLSFNSSSETEVELIEGLTGEVAKAGRVHHIAFTVDDIEQEFSRIRSLQVNGLDEELTTLPNGSRYFFFSGPDEEAIEFFQTTRGGAK, encoded by the coding sequence ATGGCTGTGACTAAACTCGAGCATGTTGGCATAATAGTAAATTCTTTAGAGGTTTCTATTTCCTTCTACGAGAACGTAGTCGGACTAAAGCACACGGAGACGATTACCCACACGAATGGCGTTGTTAAATTAGCGTTTTTATCATTTAACTCTTCTTCAGAAACCGAGGTAGAATTAATTGAAGGCCTTACAGGCGAAGTAGCCAAAGCAGGGCGAGTTCACCATATCGCTTTTACAGTTGATGATATTGAACAAGAATTTAGCCGGATTCGTTCCTTGCAGGTGAATGGACTTGATGAGGAGTTAACGACTTTGCCTAATGGCAGTCGTTACTTCTTCTTTAGTGGACCGGATGAAGAAGCGATAGAATTTTTCCAAACAACACGAGGAGGCGCTAAATAA
- a CDS encoding type I phosphomannose isomerase catalytic subunit, which translates to MSIQPYPLHFKPEFKERVWGGRALEQFGFDVPKGAIGEGWMIADHQNGVSHVTNGALAGKGLDEIRELYGDVWFGSKGSDSSNGRFPLLIKLLDCNDDLSIQVHPNDDYEGLPKGEIGKTEMWYVLSAKPDAKIIYGLKPGVDRASMAQAIEEGRIMDSLQEVSVKAGDTFYIPAGTVHALCAGVVVAEIQQNSDTTYRLYDYNRPGLDGSPRELHIEDSLNVTSYGDSGAARMDTDGAKPGEWLTLASSAYFTTDKGVVNGQWSLSTSSDSFVILIVCEGSGSIGWSNGLVDAKAGDCFLLPANLGQYTLDGSMTVLRSLVP; encoded by the coding sequence ATGAGCATACAACCATATCCGTTACATTTTAAACCGGAATTCAAAGAAAGAGTTTGGGGTGGCCGTGCACTTGAGCAATTCGGATTCGACGTACCAAAAGGGGCTATCGGAGAGGGCTGGATGATTGCTGATCACCAGAATGGTGTATCCCATGTCACGAATGGCGCGTTAGCGGGCAAAGGCCTTGATGAGATTCGCGAATTGTACGGAGATGTATGGTTCGGATCCAAAGGCAGTGATTCCAGCAATGGACGGTTTCCTCTACTCATTAAATTGCTTGATTGCAACGACGATCTGTCGATCCAGGTACATCCGAACGATGACTACGAGGGCCTTCCAAAGGGCGAAATTGGCAAAACGGAAATGTGGTACGTACTCTCTGCAAAGCCAGATGCCAAAATCATCTATGGATTGAAGCCGGGAGTCGATCGGGCCAGCATGGCTCAAGCCATCGAAGAAGGTCGTATTATGGATAGCCTTCAAGAAGTAAGTGTTAAAGCTGGAGACACCTTCTACATTCCAGCTGGCACCGTGCATGCATTATGTGCTGGAGTGGTGGTCGCGGAGATTCAACAAAACTCGGACACAACCTACCGGTTATATGACTACAATCGTCCTGGATTGGATGGTAGCCCGCGTGAATTACATATCGAGGATTCATTAAATGTAACCTCCTATGGAGATTCCGGAGCTGCACGAATGGATACAGACGGCGCGAAGCCTGGAGAATGGCTGACTTTGGCCTCCTCTGCCTACTTTACAACGGACAAAGGTGTGGTGAACGGGCAATGGTCTCTCTCCACCTCGTCGGATAGCTTTGTCATTCTCATAGTATGCGAGGGCTCCGGCAGCATTGGTTGGTCTAACGGTCTAGTTGATGCTAAAGCAGGCGATTGCTTCCTATTACCAGCTAACCTAGGCCAATACACGCTTGATGGCTCAATGACCGTTTTGCGTAGCTTAGTGCCTTAA
- the mgrA gene encoding L-glyceraldehyde 3-phosphate reductase — protein MVYKASSDRYSTMKYNRVGRSGLKIPAVSLGLWHNFGGIDSFENGRALVRHAFDLGITHFDLANNYGPPPGSAEQMFGQLLATDLKPYRDELVISSKAGYYMWEGPYGEWGSRKQLISSLDQSLKRMGLDYVDIFYHHRPDPNTPLEETMRALDHIVRSGKALYVGISNYRAPQAKEAIAILKDLGTPLLIHQPNYSMLDRWVEDGLLDVLEEGGVGSIVFSPLAQGLLTDKYLGGIPQDSRAAGASVFLNEGSLTAEKLDKVRSLNDIAKERGQSLAQMALAWVLRGDRVTSVLIGASKVSQLDDNVAMLDRLDFSSDELARIEAILK, from the coding sequence ATGGTTTACAAAGCAAGCTCTGACCGTTATTCAACAATGAAATACAATCGAGTTGGGCGTTCTGGCCTGAAGATTCCAGCGGTATCGCTAGGACTATGGCATAATTTTGGCGGCATTGATTCATTCGAGAACGGCCGTGCTTTAGTTAGACATGCATTTGATTTGGGGATTACCCATTTTGACTTAGCTAATAACTATGGTCCCCCTCCAGGCTCCGCGGAGCAGATGTTTGGTCAGCTTCTAGCGACAGATCTGAAGCCTTATCGAGACGAGCTTGTCATCTCATCCAAAGCTGGATATTACATGTGGGAAGGCCCTTATGGTGAGTGGGGCTCCCGGAAGCAATTGATTTCCAGTCTCGATCAAAGTCTTAAGCGTATGGGATTAGACTATGTCGATATTTTCTATCATCATCGTCCAGATCCTAACACTCCGCTTGAAGAGACTATGAGAGCATTGGATCATATCGTTCGTTCGGGCAAAGCGCTGTACGTCGGTATTTCCAACTATCGTGCTCCTCAAGCGAAGGAAGCAATTGCTATACTTAAGGATCTAGGTACACCGCTTCTCATTCATCAGCCTAACTATAGTATGTTGGATCGCTGGGTTGAGGATGGCTTGCTGGACGTGCTCGAAGAGGGTGGCGTTGGTTCCATCGTGTTCTCTCCTCTTGCGCAAGGCTTACTTACTGATAAGTACCTTGGCGGAATACCGCAAGACTCTCGCGCAGCAGGCGCTTCTGTTTTCTTGAACGAAGGCAGTCTTACAGCGGAAAAGCTGGATAAGGTTCGTAGCCTAAATGATATTGCGAAGGAACGCGGTCAATCGCTGGCACAGATGGCGCTGGCTTGGGTGCTTCGTGGAGATCGTGTAACGAGTGTTCTAATTGGGGCGAGTAAGGTTAGCCAATTGGATGATAATGTGGCGATGCTGGATCGCTTGGACTTTTCCTCGGATGAGCTAGCTCGTATAGAAGCTATTTTAAAGTAA
- the trmB gene encoding tRNA (guanosine(46)-N7)-methyltransferase TrmB — protein sequence MRLRGRKNIRESLEKQPDLVVLEPEKLKGRWHEFFGNDNPIRIECGMGKGQFISRMSANNPDINYIGMDIYDELLRRGSEKARALWKSEKGVDEVPNLALVRGNVEFLEKMFEPGELERIYLNFSDPWPKSKHGKRRLTHPRFLMKYKHVLSDIGEIHFKTDSLTLFEFSLNSFSDIEYQMRNISLDLHRNGIRDDLVLTEYEAKFVGQGKPIYRLEAVIGEKIQQEHRTLVAEDLAEQARRGNTRKNESGEDIDSDSDLDSDE from the coding sequence ATGAGACTACGCGGTAGAAAAAATATTCGGGAAAGCTTGGAGAAGCAGCCGGATCTTGTTGTGCTTGAGCCAGAGAAATTGAAGGGACGCTGGCATGAGTTTTTTGGCAATGATAATCCTATCCGTATTGAGTGCGGCATGGGTAAGGGGCAGTTCATCAGTCGGATGAGCGCGAACAACCCGGACATTAACTATATCGGAATGGATATTTACGATGAGCTGCTACGCCGAGGAAGTGAGAAGGCACGCGCCCTATGGAAAAGTGAGAAGGGTGTCGATGAGGTGCCGAATTTGGCGCTTGTTCGGGGGAATGTAGAGTTTCTTGAGAAAATGTTCGAGCCGGGAGAGCTAGAGCGGATTTATTTGAATTTCAGTGATCCATGGCCGAAGTCAAAGCATGGCAAACGTAGACTTACTCATCCTCGGTTCCTAATGAAATATAAGCATGTGCTTAGTGATATTGGAGAAATTCATTTTAAGACAGATTCGCTTACCTTATTTGAATTTTCACTTAATAGCTTCTCCGACATTGAATATCAGATGCGCAATATTTCTTTGGATTTGCATCGTAACGGAATACGGGATGATCTCGTTCTGACGGAATACGAAGCGAAATTCGTTGGGCAGGGAAAGCCGATATACAGGCTCGAAGCGGTTATTGGGGAGAAAATCCAGCAGGAGCATAGAACTCTTGTAGCTGAAGATTTGGCAGAGCAGGCTCGTAGAGGCAATACGCGGAAGAACGAGTCTGGCGAGGATATAGATTCTGATTCTGATTTGGATTCAGATGAATAA
- a CDS encoding cupredoxin domain-containing protein, which translates to MKLKTSLFLATVVLAAMLALSACGNNNSKNTGSPSPSLPASPSGSAPASSQAAGGATKDITITAVNWKFDQPEIKAKTGDTLKLTLKNDQGVHGIEISDLNVKIKNGETVEVKLDKAGTYEYHCNIQCGQGHTKMKGTIVVE; encoded by the coding sequence ATGAAACTAAAAACCAGTTTATTTCTAGCTACTGTCGTACTGGCAGCTATGCTCGCTCTAAGCGCTTGTGGAAATAATAACTCGAAGAACACAGGCTCACCGTCTCCAAGCTTACCAGCATCTCCATCTGGAAGTGCTCCAGCCTCATCACAAGCAGCTGGCGGCGCAACTAAGGACATTACGATTACAGCAGTTAACTGGAAATTCGATCAGCCAGAAATTAAAGCAAAAACAGGAGATACGCTTAAACTGACTCTAAAAAATGATCAGGGTGTTCACGGAATTGAAATTAGCGATCTGAATGTGAAGATCAAAAACGGTGAAACGGTTGAAGTTAAGCTTGATAAAGCAGGCACTTACGAGTACCATTGCAACATTCAATGTGGCCAGGGCCATACGAAGATGAAGGGCACTATCGTTGTTGAATAG
- a CDS encoding YitT family protein translates to MSTMRVSYRIPFVIIGSLLSAVGLELFLVPHNMLVGGVTGVSVLFSYFTEMRLGLLLFLLNLPFVLFRYRQFDSQTRLMTFGGLSILSLGAFFLHPTPPLIDNSFAAAVAGGVALGVGIGMVLRYGGFVDASDSVAMLAKPKNMGKTGKGLWVFNGGVLLAGGFVFGWDEAMYSIIAFLLAYRMTDFSMNGFNLTRMVWVSSESGKEISDVLRSRFGKEVVFLENTEGTGTRQRKLMLYTVNRLEQPRIMREIRGLDPECSVATHIAHR, encoded by the coding sequence ATGAGTACCATGCGCGTTTCATACCGGATTCCTTTTGTCATTATTGGATCCTTATTGTCTGCAGTTGGATTAGAACTATTTCTCGTACCGCACAATATGCTAGTCGGGGGAGTAACAGGAGTTTCTGTCCTTTTCTCCTATTTCACAGAAATGCGGCTTGGCTTGTTACTGTTCTTGCTAAATTTGCCGTTCGTGCTATTTCGTTACCGACAATTCGACTCACAAACCCGATTAATGACCTTCGGAGGCTTATCGATTCTTTCATTAGGCGCATTTTTCCTGCATCCTACTCCTCCGCTTATTGATAATTCCTTTGCTGCAGCTGTTGCAGGAGGAGTAGCTCTAGGTGTTGGAATAGGTATGGTGCTTCGGTACGGAGGATTCGTCGACGCTTCGGATAGTGTAGCGATGCTTGCCAAGCCGAAAAATATGGGGAAAACGGGTAAAGGGCTTTGGGTGTTTAATGGCGGTGTCCTATTGGCTGGAGGTTTCGTATTTGGTTGGGATGAAGCGATGTATTCCATCATCGCATTCCTGCTTGCTTACCGGATGACAGATTTCTCAATGAATGGCTTTAATCTTACCAGGATGGTATGGGTTTCAAGCGAGAGCGGCAAAGAAATTAGTGACGTGCTCCGTTCAAGGTTCGGCAAGGAGGTTGTCTTCTTGGAAAATACCGAAGGAACGGGCACTAGGCAACGCAAGCTAATGCTCTATACCGTTAATCGCCTAGAACAGCCCAGAATCATGCGAGAAATTAGGGGGCTAGATCCCGAATGCTCTGTGGCTACTCACATTGCCCATCGGTAA
- a CDS encoding B12-binding domain-containing radical SAM protein, which translates to MNVVIATLNAKYIHTSLALRYLKSFSQGEFEIEIAEYTIKDPAMSIAADLFSKKPDVIGFSCYIWNIEETIVIVDMLRKVMPDVKIMLGGPEVSYDTEHWMNRLTSVDFIVMGEGEETFRDLLRQVSGEQKYHFVFGMAYRKDGKVIITPPRPKLDLNVIPSPHRFEEDTIPMRNRVVYFETSRGCPFSCQFCLSSIEVGVRYFDIEWVKSEITYLIDNGAKLIKFVDRTFNIKRDYAMEVFQFLIDNHRGCVFQFEITADIMRPEVLDFLAENAPPGVFRFEIGVQSTNDPTNLAVQRRQNFTKLSRTVMKVKESGKIDQHLDLIAGLPHEDYDTFRKTFNDVFALRPEELQLGFLKMLRGTGLRIDAAKFGYVYSERAPYEMLGNDLMPFGDIVRIKRVEDVLEKFWNAHRMDRTMEYLIEKAYPSPFDFFQAFGDYWEARGWSRIGHQLEDLFTRLWSFLEEDAQPELERDVAFGLLRIDYYLQHKYKPRKLWWEDRLEKKEWTAALRYAADKLGMDERELQKKGTIDRLPFDYGVWLEEGRVDLSNPTLLVFLYSGEEAGPQLVALPQPDGRAAALK; encoded by the coding sequence ATGAACGTCGTCATTGCGACGCTTAACGCAAAATATATTCATACCTCGCTCGCTCTGAGATATTTGAAGTCCTTCTCTCAGGGTGAGTTTGAGATTGAAATAGCCGAATATACAATTAAAGATCCCGCAATGAGCATTGCCGCTGATTTATTCTCGAAGAAGCCTGATGTTATCGGTTTTTCCTGCTACATCTGGAATATCGAAGAAACTATTGTTATCGTGGATATGCTTCGTAAGGTGATGCCAGATGTCAAAATCATGCTCGGCGGTCCTGAGGTTTCCTATGATACAGAGCATTGGATGAATCGACTGACCTCTGTCGATTTTATTGTCATGGGCGAGGGTGAAGAAACCTTTCGTGATTTGCTAAGACAAGTTTCGGGAGAGCAGAAATATCATTTTGTATTTGGTATGGCTTATCGCAAGGACGGCAAAGTCATTATTACACCGCCGCGCCCGAAGCTGGATCTGAATGTTATCCCGTCACCGCACCGATTTGAGGAAGATACGATACCGATGCGTAACCGTGTTGTCTATTTTGAGACGAGCAGGGGCTGTCCTTTTAGCTGCCAATTTTGTCTTTCTAGCATCGAGGTTGGCGTAAGGTATTTTGATATTGAGTGGGTAAAATCAGAAATAACATATTTAATTGATAATGGTGCTAAGCTAATTAAGTTTGTTGATCGTACCTTTAATATTAAGCGTGATTATGCGATGGAGGTTTTTCAATTTCTAATCGATAATCATCGGGGCTGCGTATTCCAATTTGAGATTACAGCGGATATTATGCGACCAGAGGTTCTCGATTTCCTTGCCGAAAATGCGCCTCCAGGTGTGTTCCGATTCGAGATTGGTGTTCAATCGACGAATGATCCAACGAACCTAGCGGTGCAGCGTCGCCAGAATTTTACGAAGCTGTCTCGTACGGTAATGAAGGTCAAGGAAAGCGGCAAAATCGATCAGCATTTGGATTTAATCGCAGGCTTGCCGCATGAAGACTACGATACGTTCCGTAAAACCTTCAACGATGTGTTTGCCCTAAGACCAGAAGAGCTTCAGCTCGGTTTCTTAAAAATGCTGCGGGGAACGGGTTTACGAATCGATGCTGCGAAATTCGGCTATGTCTACTCGGAGCGTGCACCTTACGAAATGCTTGGAAACGATCTGATGCCCTTTGGCGATATCGTTCGAATTAAGCGAGTAGAGGATGTTCTGGAGAAATTCTGGAACGCACATAGAATGGACCGGACGATGGAATATTTGATCGAGAAGGCTTATCCTTCTCCCTTTGATTTTTTCCAAGCGTTCGGGGATTATTGGGAGGCAAGAGGCTGGAGTCGAATTGGGCACCAGCTGGAGGATTTGTTCACGAGGCTATGGTCGTTCTTGGAAGAGGATGCCCAGCCGGAATTGGAACGCGATGTGGCCTTTGGATTGCTCAGAATAGATTATTATTTACAGCATAAGTATAAGCCGCGTAAGCTCTGGTGGGAGGATCGTCTGGAGAAAAAGGAATGGACGGCCGCACTGAGGTACGCCGCAGATAAGCTCGGAATGGATGAGCGAGAGCTGCAAAAGAAAGGGACTATTGATCGTCTTCCCTTTGATTATGGGGTTTGGTTGGAGGAAGGGCGCGTAGATTTGTCCAATCCGACGTTGCTCGTTTTCTTGTATTCAGGTGAAGAAGCTGGACCGCAGTTAGTGGCGCTGCCGCAGCCGGACGGGCGAGCAGCAGCTCTTAAATAA
- a CDS encoding DUF3221 domain-containing protein → MKKTTVGIVLALFVCVLAACSSSPEALKGNYIIAKQEQERSILVAKDISWKDAKRKTFADFRKNNVELVFYIVEDSQLFDDLKVGEAVKVTPKANENGEYIVMQSDPPQIVAGKIEREQQ, encoded by the coding sequence TTGAAAAAGACGACAGTAGGAATAGTCTTAGCACTTTTTGTATGTGTACTTGCAGCCTGTAGTTCATCACCAGAAGCATTAAAGGGGAATTACATCATTGCAAAGCAAGAGCAAGAGCGAAGCATCTTAGTTGCTAAGGACATTTCTTGGAAGGATGCAAAAAGAAAGACCTTTGCTGATTTTAGAAAGAATAATGTGGAATTAGTTTTTTACATTGTAGAAGATTCACAACTTTTTGACGATCTTAAAGTAGGCGAAGCAGTGAAAGTAACTCCCAAAGCAAATGAAAATGGTGAATATATTGTAATGCAATCAGACCCTCCTCAAATTGTAGCTGGCAAAATAGAAAGAGAACAGCAATAA
- a CDS encoding TIGR01212 family radical SAM protein (This family includes YhcC from E. coli K-12, an uncharacterized radical SAM protein.), with amino-acid sequence MTAIETNLQAPLLWADKRFHTWNYEMRQQFGTKTFKVMLDAGFTCPNRDGSIAAGGCTFCSTRGSGDFAGSRRSDLVSQFNTIRDRQHLKWPEAKYIGYFQAYTNTYAPVETLREYYEVILEQPGVVGLSIATRPDCLPDDVVDYLAELNERTYLWVEMGLQTVHESTSQLINRAHDTACFTDAVSRLRARGIRVCAHIIHGLPGETREMMLETVRQVAQMDVQGIKIHLLHLMRKTPMVRQWREGLLRFLDQEEYVDLVIDSLEMLPPEMIVHRLTGDAPRDLLIGPMWSLKKWEVLNAIDAELVRRNSWQGKAWKGV; translated from the coding sequence ATGACAGCAATAGAAACAAACTTACAAGCCCCTCTCCTGTGGGCCGATAAGAGATTTCACACGTGGAATTATGAAATGCGCCAGCAATTCGGCACTAAAACCTTTAAGGTCATGCTGGACGCTGGATTTACCTGCCCTAACCGGGATGGAAGCATCGCCGCAGGTGGCTGTACATTCTGTAGTACTAGAGGCTCTGGGGACTTCGCCGGCAGCCGGCGGAGTGATCTCGTATCGCAATTCAATACCATTCGTGACCGGCAGCATTTGAAATGGCCGGAGGCCAAATATATCGGCTACTTTCAAGCCTATACGAACACTTATGCTCCAGTAGAAACGCTTCGCGAATACTACGAGGTCATTCTCGAGCAGCCAGGTGTTGTTGGCTTATCCATAGCGACTCGACCAGATTGTTTACCCGATGATGTCGTCGACTATCTCGCTGAATTAAATGAGCGTACGTATCTGTGGGTTGAGATGGGCTTGCAAACCGTTCATGAATCGACGTCTCAGCTCATCAATCGGGCCCATGACACGGCTTGCTTTACAGACGCAGTCAGTCGGCTAAGAGCAAGAGGCATCCGGGTATGCGCCCATATCATTCACGGTCTTCCTGGCGAAACACGCGAAATGATGCTAGAAACAGTAAGACAAGTAGCACAAATGGACGTTCAAGGCATAAAAATTCATTTGCTCCATCTTATGCGCAAAACTCCTATGGTCCGGCAATGGCGCGAAGGCTTGCTTCGCTTCCTAGACCAAGAAGAATATGTAGACCTTGTCATTGATTCATTAGAGATGCTGCCCCCTGAAATGATTGTCCACCGACTAACCGGCGATGCTCCGCGAGATTTGCTCATTGGACCGATGTGGAGTCTGAAAAAGTGGGAAGTTCTCAATGCAATTGACGCTGAGTTAGTTCGACGGAATAGCTGGCAAGGAAAAGCATGGAAGGGCGTTTAG
- a CDS encoding class I SAM-dependent methyltransferase, protein MGFHFVISQAQHWVKERIGAGDIAVDATAGNGSDTLFLAGLLGAKGTVYVFDIQAEALAQTQTRLQATASKPDQLANVNLLLAGHEHMASHIAAEHHGQIAAIMFNLGFLPGAASTIITQTSTTLAALEAALLLLRSGGILTVVVYPGHEGGQAEAAAVESWASNVPPSLAQAIVYRFPQKAAAPYLIGLIKK, encoded by the coding sequence ATGGGTTTTCACTTCGTCATTAGCCAAGCCCAGCATTGGGTTAAGGAACGTATAGGAGCTGGAGACATTGCCGTTGATGCGACGGCAGGAAATGGCTCTGATACGCTATTCCTAGCCGGACTACTCGGAGCTAAGGGGACTGTATACGTCTTTGACATTCAGGCTGAAGCCTTAGCGCAAACACAGACCCGGCTACAAGCAACAGCTTCTAAGCCAGACCAGCTTGCTAATGTGAACCTCCTTCTGGCAGGTCATGAGCATATGGCAAGCCATATCGCTGCAGAGCATCATGGTCAGATTGCCGCAATCATGTTTAATCTTGGCTTTCTCCCAGGGGCGGCATCTACAATCATTACTCAGACATCCACAACACTAGCTGCCTTGGAAGCTGCTCTGTTGCTGCTTCGTAGTGGAGGCATTCTCACTGTTGTTGTCTATCCCGGACATGAAGGTGGTCAAGCTGAAGCGGCTGCCGTAGAATCTTGGGCTTCTAACGTTCCTCCTTCTCTCGCACAGGCAATTGTTTATCGATTTCCTCAGAAGGCAGCAGCTCCTTATCTTATAGGTTTAATAAAAAAATAG
- a CDS encoding acetylxylan esterase → MSNAISRRIEELSKLAPPLTAQPDLEEYWDQTLKSFSTKPLNAKRTLEETPYTYMDVYKVEYEGFDETPIYGWYLLPRYRRDEKVPCIVHFHGYGGSKGYPEEYASYLLMGFAVFAIDVRGQAGETGNLLAHEYGVAKGWVTQGILHRDTCYYKAITIDALKAFEWVSEQPEVDLTRICSAGGSQGGGIAMIAAALSDIPTIAVCHIPNMCQMDFGVLNSSSSLAEAAIFIERFPEHQDTVFETLSYYDNMNLAHRIRIPVFVTVGLKDPVTMPETIYAAYNFIESEKTIVPYPFSGHTVTGDQHRRAMDFVSEHFGRD, encoded by the coding sequence ATGAGTAATGCGATTTCAAGACGAATTGAAGAGCTTAGCAAACTCGCTCCGCCACTTACGGCGCAACCAGATTTAGAAGAGTATTGGGATCAGACGCTGAAGAGCTTTTCGACCAAACCATTGAATGCTAAAAGAACACTTGAGGAAACGCCATATACATACATGGATGTTTACAAAGTAGAATATGAAGGCTTCGATGAGACACCGATTTATGGCTGGTATTTGTTACCGCGTTATCGGCGCGATGAGAAGGTGCCTTGCATCGTCCATTTCCACGGATATGGTGGGAGCAAAGGGTATCCTGAGGAATACGCCTCTTATTTGTTGATGGGGTTTGCGGTATTTGCTATAGATGTGCGAGGCCAAGCTGGGGAAACGGGTAACTTGCTTGCTCACGAATATGGGGTAGCTAAAGGATGGGTTACACAAGGAATTCTGCATCGGGACACCTGCTATTATAAAGCGATTACAATAGATGCATTGAAGGCGTTCGAATGGGTTAGCGAGCAACCTGAAGTAGATTTGACCCGTATATGCTCAGCGGGAGGAAGCCAAGGTGGTGGAATAGCGATGATCGCGGCGGCTTTATCCGATATTCCGACAATTGCAGTGTGTCATATTCCGAACATGTGTCAGATGGATTTTGGAGTATTAAATTCAAGTAGCTCTTTAGCTGAAGCAGCAATTTTTATCGAGCGGTTCCCTGAGCACCAGGATACGGTATTCGAGACGTTGAGCTACTACGATAATATGAATCTAGCTCATCGTATTCGTATTCCGGTATTCGTGACGGTCGGGCTGAAGGACCCAGTGACAATGCCCGAAACCATATATGCGGCATATAACTTCATCGAATCGGAGAAAACAATTGTGCCGTATCCATTCTCGGGCCACACTGTAACAGGCGACCAACACCGCAGGGCGATGGATTTTGTCTCGGAGCATTTTGGTAGAGATTGA
- a CDS encoding stalk domain-containing protein has protein sequence MKKFFITISIFLLFLFTVNNVTFASNPKGDTLLDRAMNAYNPELKNTHLRVVQDKKVKEFKYKEQFIPVRDLFGPYVDSIKWDNKTKIAVVSNNSSELVLNFSGKNIVAKENQVVLPTEWIRVNKGRIEINAFVVAYLFDKYSDSYGDNERDQWEEELAFLDIKESEGIPGVRDGYLHVYILKEPLV, from the coding sequence ATGAAAAAATTTTTTATTACAATTTCTATTTTCCTGCTATTCCTATTTACTGTAAATAATGTGACTTTTGCTAGTAATCCTAAGGGAGATACATTATTAGATAGAGCAATGAATGCGTATAATCCTGAGCTTAAGAATACCCATTTGAGAGTGGTGCAGGATAAAAAGGTTAAAGAGTTCAAATATAAGGAACAATTTATCCCAGTTAGAGATCTGTTTGGCCCATATGTCGATTCTATTAAATGGGATAACAAAACAAAGATAGCTGTTGTCTCTAATAATAGTTCTGAATTAGTGCTTAATTTCTCTGGGAAAAACATTGTTGCTAAAGAAAATCAAGTAGTTCTGCCAACGGAATGGATAAGAGTTAATAAAGGTAGAATTGAAATCAATGCTTTTGTTGTAGCATATTTATTCGATAAATATTCGGATTCTTACGGGGATAATGAACGGGACCAATGGGAAGAAGAACTTGCATTTTTAGATATTAAAGAATCAGAGGGTATTCCTGGTGTAAGAGATGGATATCTTCATGTGTATATACTCAAGGAACCATTAGTGTAA